GATATCTCATATCTGCATCTTCTGCTGCTAAACCTATAATTAAGAGGGGTTAAAATCTTAGAAAACTCCATCTAACATATAGTTCCTCAGCATTATATCCTTTTCAGAATCAATAATTTCATGCTTTCCTTACCTTTACTTTTGGAGCCACAGAATTTAAAGTATAAAAAGCCCAAAAACGGTTCCACCGGTCCAACCACTCAATTTTGGCCGATTCCCACAAATTAGCTTTTCTCtacaaattcaaatcaattttgcTCCTTTCATTATCCAAATGTCAGGACTCGATATCTATCCTCAcgatccttcttcttcttcttcgaccaGCTCTATCGATCTATCCAATGAAGCTTTCTTCAGCACCGGTGGTCTGTTTCTCGAACCACCAGGCgtttcctcttccttcttcgaCTCTATCTCCTCCAAATGCTCCGACTCAGAGCCACTGCATTTCCCCGGTTACTGGAGAAACAAAACCCGTCTCCGCTCCGGTAAGAACTTTATGTTCCTGTCCGTGAGCTTGAGTAAAGACAGATCTGAGCAGCAATGTAAGAAGGCTTTGGCGCAAAACGACGAAATTCCCGGCAAGGATAATCGAAAACGAAGTGTTATCGGTGGCGTGAGGAGACGCGGGACCATGAACACAAGGAAGCATCTCTGGGCTGGTGCTGTAGCTGCCATGGtttcaaagtatatatattattgaatCAGAGCGCATATAacttgtttgatgaaatgccTGAACCAAAACCATGATTTTTTGTATTGGTATTAATATTacactttttgttgttgatgatggcAGAACATTCTTAGCTCCACTTGAGAGACTAAAGCTTGAATATACAGTTCGTGGTGAACAGAGGAACTTGTTGGTGGTTGCTAAGTCAATTGCAACTACACAGGGCTTGACTGGATTCTGGAAAGGTAATTTGCTCAATGTTCTTCGAACTGCTCCTTTCAAAGCCGTCAATTTTTGTGCCTATGATACCTATAGAAAGCAATTGCTTAAAATCGCTGGGAATCAAGAAGCAACCAACTTTGAAAGATTCGTTGCTGGTGCCGCTGCTGGGATTACTGCTACTGTGCTCTGCTTGCCACTCGACACTGTATGTTTTTGATTCCTTAAACCATTTTAGATCAAATATGACAAAGTTCTCTGCTTTAGAGTGACATAAGTCTACTGTTAGTGTTCGACAGGACAATTATGAGCATGTGTAACCAATTTGACTGAAATGTGTTCTTCTACTGGCACAGATACGAACCAAACTAGTGGCTCGGGGTGGAGAAGCCTTGGGGGGAATCGGAGGAGCTTTTCGGTATATGATCCAAACAGAAGGGTTGTTCTCCCTCTACAAGGGTCTAGTGCCGTCCATAGCAAGCATGGCTCTGTCCGGTGCAGTTTTCTATGGCGTTTACGACATCCTTAAGTCATCGTTTCTGCATACACCAGAAGGCCGGAAAAGACTGATAGACATGAAGCAGCAGGGACAAGAACTCAATGCTCTAGACAGGCTCGAGTTAGGACCCATCAGAACTCTCATGTACGGTGCTATAGCAGGTGCTTGTACTGAAGTAGCCACTTATCCTTTCGAAGTAGTGAGACGACAGCTTCAGATGCAGATGGGTAAAAACAAGCTCAATGCTTTAGCTATGGGATTCAATATCATTGAAAGAGGAGGGATCCCAGCTTTATACGCTGGACTTTTACCTAGCTTGCTCCAGGTTTGCATAATACTTGTTTCATTACTAAACTCAACTTGTGTATCTACTGTTTCCAAAAGCTTGATATGTTCTGTTTCACATCTCCAGGTATTGCCTTCGGCTTCAATAAGTTACTTTGTCTACGAGTGTATGAAGATAGTACTTAAAGTAGAATAACAAGATTATGATATTGGAAGAGTACTAGAGCTTAAAGAATCATCCATTACACAATGCATTGCGTGATGAATCAATCTAAAACACAATGCTTAATTTAAACTTCATCTTCGTGGAGAAGCATATTGGGAATTCCTTTGCTAACCGAAAACTTCCTACCGGTTTCTGGGCAGACGAGTGAGCCTTCCTCAAGGTGAAGCTCGAGCAACGCGTGGTGGAATTTCCTTAGGAATGTTTCGTCAGATTCCAGCGTCGTCGTGTCTGGTGCGTTATCGGGAAGTTCGGTGTATTCCATAGAACGTGCACCATCCACTAGAGCCTTCCAATCGATTTTGGCAAACATGTACCTGAGAAAATCCGGGTTGAAATCAACCTCTTTTACTGTTACCTTCTCCGCTTCGATTCGCAGAGGAAACTTGTTGACCACTCCTTTAATGTTGCAAGACAACATATTGTGCACTATCAACCTCAtcttttctccttctctctctctgcatCGAGCAAGAGACGCGCGACGAAGACGAAAAAATGTCTTGGTAGCTGACGATGTACCCTAATGGACTTGCGAGCTTTTTATGAGTATTATGATTCAGTTTTTCTAAATGGGCCTTTTCCATGTAAGGCCCATAACTAGATACGAGAAGATCAGTAAAGTCTCCAAGTCTATGGTTGACAGTCAAGAGTCAACCGTTGACTATTTATGTGGCCAAGCAAAAGCATGGTTTTCGTTTTATTCTAGGATTATAAATTAAtcacaaatttacaaaatatgtgataacaacaaaaagaaataaatttgcaTAAGATTAAACACAAACTGACAAAAGAGTTCAAATAATCGAAATGATagaaaatattggaaaatttCATGGAAAAAGTTTATTGTGTATATCAATTTAAGAaagacaaacttttttttttttttaatatactaatatatatttatgagttaattacaaaataggcatttattttggttatatatttactttaaGGCACTTCTTACATAACATTCAAAAACAGATACTCTTCCCTGGTGAAAAGTCATCTATATCCTCCAGTCATTgacatcatcttctccaaagaATTGTTGAATCACAGAAAACTCCCACGAAAAATATCCCAAATCCTACAACTTGCACTTTcctattcttctttttcttcctttatctttccaagaaaccaaagcataGACACATCaacttgaaagagagaaagagtttgatttgattaaaactaaaattcaataaaatctataaatttttttgcttGGGTTCTCTATGTActatcttagggtttagtattgtataattaaaaacgaTTTTAAGTTTGCttgaaaaataatgaagaaattgatttgGTCAGATTTTGCAACCATGctcgatgaagaagaagaggaaaagaagaaaggggaagaagaagaggagaagaagatagggGCAAAATTGTCTCAATTAAAGTAATAAGTCGACACTATTATATTCTACTGTAGAACATACCTATTTTGAAAGAACTTTATTTAAAATGCCTATTTTGAATATAAGctctatatttattattaaagcaatatcaaaaacaatacCTTAGTTTgctttccaaaattttaagttGGACTAAGATGTCagtaaattaccaaaaaattaattgtatGCATTTGTGTTAAGCAAGTTACCAAAGTCAAATAGTTAATAACTTAATAACGTTAGATTTGGgtgtgaataaaaaaaaccaaaccagaattattaaatttgatttcagTGGATATAAATTTCTCTCAAGAAAACGACATTAACGAAGGAGAGCCAAAGCTTCGTCGTTGATCATTCCTCCGTAGTTGCGGAATTGAACCCAACTTAGGGTTTGTTTActtctcatttctctcttcaatTTCGTCTCTTGCTTCCATTTCTCAACTCAAAATCGTAAATTTCGcggatttttttgttcaattcaGAATCAAATGCCCAAGATCTGCTGCTCTCGTTCCGCTACACAagtaaaaatccaaactttttttcatttcctcAGTGTTTTCTGTAAAGTTTTGTGATCTTTGGTAATGTTTTAAGGTTGTGGTAgcacaaaaatcaaactcgGGTAAAGGAAGAAACGGTGAAGGAGGAATCAAGTATGGATTTAGTTTGATAAAAGGGAAATCTAACCATTCAATGGAGGATTATCATGTTGCTAAGTTTACCAATTTCAATGGCAATGAATTGGGGCTTTTTGCAATCTTTGATGGTCATAAAGGTGATCATGTTGCTGCTTATCTGCAGAAACATCTCTTCTCTAATATCCTTAAAGATGTAAGCTTTATTAAAGATTGTtgcttttttgtgtgtgtgttatgTATGTTTAGTATGTGTGATGATAGTTTGATGTTTACTTCTAGGGAGAGTTCTTGGTTGATCCTCGAAGAGCAATTGCGAAAGCTTATGAGAATACAGATCAAAAGATTTTAGCAGATAATAGAACGGATTTAGAGAGTGGTGGTTCGACTGCTGTGACTGCGATTTTGATCAATGGGAAAGCTTTGTGGATAGCTAATGTTGGTGATTCACGAGCTATTGTTTCTAGTCGAGGTAAAGCAAAACAGATGAGTGTTGATCATGATCCTGATGATGATACTGAGAGGAGTATGATTGAGAGTAAAGGTGGATTTGTGACCAACAGACCAGGTTAAGAGCAGCTTTTAGTGATCTTTCATTATATAAGGTTATTAGATATAAGGATGATTCTGATGTTTGTGAATTGAACAGGTGATGTTCCTCGAGTGAACGGTTTGTTAGCGGTCTCTCGTGTCTTTGGAGATAAAAACCTTAAAGCATATTTGAACTCAGAGCCTGAGATTAAGGACGTAACCATTGATAGTCACACAGATTTTCTTATTCTGGCTAGTGACGGTATTTCGAAGGTAAAGTTGCGAATTGTAGTCTGGATTTGAGTAAAGGATAAATGGTGTTTATTGAAGTGAGTTTTTGGTTGAACAGGTGATGTCAAACCAAGAAGCAGTTGATGTAGCTAAGAAGTTGAAAGATCCAAAGGAAGCGGCGAGGCAAGTAGTTGCTGAAGCATTGAAAAGAAACAGCAAGGATGACATATCTTGCATTGTTGTCCGGTTTAGATGATAACCAAGAAGACTCAGCTTATATTGGATTTGGAGCTTCCTTTGCTTCACCATGATTCTTTTGGGGTCCGGTTTAGTTTGATTCTGGGTCTTGGTTACTTGTGCATTTTTAAGAACATGAGTTTGAATAGGACTATTATATATTACTAGTTTGACAAACCAgatattttatcatataaattaCATGAAAAGAATAGTCGATTTTAAATGGTTTCAATTTGTTCTTGGAATCGTGGATAATTAATCATCTACTCATTAATCAAtgttaacaagaaaataaacaatcatTCAGTCAACTGCATTCATATCAGACAGACTCATTATTTTTCTGGGCTTTATTGAAAAGGCCCATTATAGCCCATAAAACGTTAGACCTAAAgggaaattagggtttctgaaGCTGGAGGCGGACACTATATATACCAATGCTCTTCTCTGTTAACATAATCGTGTTCTTGATGGTTCTCAAAGCCGAATcgtttttctttcaaatttgttcTCGTTTAATCATTGATGATAGACtaagaaaattagggttttttatttttggtttttgataaagagaaagatgCCTCTTCTTTCAGCAGCAAGATTATTCTTGTTAGCTTTGTTCTGGAGGCACAGATCAATCGCCATTATGAGAgggatttttttataatttgcaGAGTTGTTCTTCCTTCTTTGCTGATTATCCCTCTTTGTGGTACATAatctcttagtttttcttcGTATTAACATAATAGTGTTGGAGTGAGGATTTTGATGAAAGAACATCATGGCGGTTGGCGACTGAATAAGAGGATTTAAACGTTGCACTACGTGACATTGAAACTGTCTTTCAACATTCCAATATTTCAACTTTCGAATACCCAATATTTGGTTTGTTCAAAGACATTTTCGATGTCTAGCAGTGCCAATGTTTAAAATCAACTGATAATTTTGGAATTAATGTGTATAAAGATTCgaacttttatttgtttgactCTGATTGTATTCTCTTTGCCTAATTGATGATTTCATTGTGATATGCACTGAATGATTCAAACTTTATCTTGTGGACAACAAATTAAACTTAAAACTGAGCAACGAAGTGGTAATgtgaaaatgatatatatgttattaatCCTTGGAAATTACTTATGAGAGGATCTTCAAAACGATGACTAAGAATCAAACATTAGAGACAGGAATCTGTGGTTTACTAGTCTCTAGAAGAAAAGATTTGAGAAGTTTGATAAACTTTTTAGGTTTCTCGAAGTTAAAGATATGACCAGTTCTCTTGATGATAACGAGTTTCCCATTATCTCCTACATGCTTCTCAAGTCTCTTGCCCATCTCCAATGGGAACACTTGATCATGCTCTCCCCATATTATCAATGTTGGCTGCGTTAATTccattaattaaaattaggaCTCACTAATTACTTTTATAAGAGTGAATACATATGACAAattttggaggaagaagattgtttgATACCTGTTTGAGCTTTGGAATCTCTGAGATTATTCTGTCTTTTGGTATGGCTTTGATCagttctctcttctcttccatatTATCTCTTGTCAAAGCCTGTGTAGTTTCACATTGTACCAAGTTAAATATATTGTAAAGAACACCAAATATAATTCTTATTGGCACGAATATAATGTTTACTCGTTTTTTACCGTGTCTTAGTATTCAACAAAGAACTACCGAACgaattttatttactatataagATCTGTTAGTGGAATTATCAATTATGTTGATAGATCTAATGAACCCATTAACTCAAAATGTGacaaattttactttaaactCCAAGTTGACAATTTAAGTACATTATCTTCAAACAGATAGAATCtttaaaagttcaaatcttACTATTTCTAAACTATATTCGCACTTACTAGATTTTCAACATTTAAATCACTTTTTCGTATAGTATATGTTCTTAAGACATGTAGACACGTGTCGTAATATGATTTGGttgaagaagtaaaaaaagaagaaagtagcTCACATGTTCGATGAAATCATGGAGAAGACAAGTAGGAACCAGTCTTGCCAACGCCGGTTTGTAAAATATGTAACCCATAAGTTCCCGGAGCTTTTTCACAGACTCCGGCACAAGAATCTTCGAAGCTTCATCAAGATCCGACACCTTGAAAACACCGGCTTTCATATCTTTCTCCTCCACGCACACGGCGGCGCAGCATATCACCACCTTCTCCACCGCGTCTGCGTACATCGACGCCATTCGATAACCAACGAATCCGCCGTAGCTAAGACCGACGAGGCTAAACTTTTTGACGGATTGGGCTTCTAAGGCCCGCATGAGTGTTTGGGCTTGGAAAATATCGGATCTTTCGGGTCGGGTCGTGGAAGATCCGCCGAAGAAGACTAGGTCGGGGATGTAGAGGTTGAAATAACGTGAGAGACGGCGAGCTACGTCGTACCATTGCCAGATGGCAGTAGCTCCGAGGCCGTGGATGAGGAGGAGattaggtttgggtttggattcgggtttggttttggatacCCAAAAGTTGACTACGGTTCCATCTTTCAAGTCGATGGTTACGGGTCGTAGACCGGATCTTTTGAACCCGGATTTGTAAGTTCGTTCTAATGCTTCAGACAAGCTAAAGCAACCTGTCAttacaaaagaataaaaatatgagGAGGATacagagaaatgaaaaagattttgaGTTGAAAGAtattgtgttgtgttgtgtttggTTCTCTGGTATCGGTTGGGGGATTTATTACGAATGAgcacatttttattattaattaacaatAAATTTGAAGGAGACTTAAATTGAAATGTGGTTATAAGTTATAACGGTGGAGTGACTGGAGTCGCATCAcatgtaaaataattaataatttacgAATTTCTTATTTGTgttaagagaaaataaaacgtTTTTATCGTTCCTcgtaaattgttttttttttcttttcttataatttgttatataattatattaatgtatCTATTTGTATTTTGGTCTCATGTAAACTCTATCTATAAGTCAAaagattgcattgcatgtgtACACATTATTCtagtaagagaaaaaaggttttCTACAAGAGTCtggattattttatttttttgggcaaaGAGTCtggattatttaatttttcgaaattgagaaaaaacgAAATTGAATGAAGTTGTGTGCAAAATGTGTGTTATGTGACCTAAAGTATAGGCTTTTTTATTTGGCAGCACatacaattgttattatttgTGATAAAAAGTAGATGGCACGAATGTTACAAAAATCTTTGTATCTGAGATCGAGAGGCATGTGGTTAGTCTTTAATGTGAACATAAGGTTGCGACAGTGCGTAGGTTGGGAAATTAAATTCGACTATCTAACTTAATATTcaagtttttcttaaaaagaaaagtatattaGACTGAGACACAGATATTTTGTTGAAGaccaaaaattatatagaCGACTTAGAAAGCTTTGtcaattttggttataagcgtcttttctttgtcaaagTTTGGAGAGTCTTGAATCCGCCAATActctagaagaagaagaaaaaaaaatcatttttcacagaattatttgaaataaaaaaacgttCATTTCTTCAGCTTATGGCTAACCTAATTTTAATTAGAGTTTAGGACACGTTACGAGGACAATCAATTGAAGACAAAGTGGTAGATATGTTGGTAGCTTACTTATTACTACAATATTTAAGATGTACTTTGCATGTATCAGGTTATTACTGGCGTGGCTTCATGTATGTACTTATATACTcgtaataaatattttggattaaaTGATGCTATAGTTTTACAAAGTTCGATAACTAATTAGTGCATGATGATCAAAATGGTGTGGAACAGTTGTATATAAAACTGAAATGATAGATGAACCAAAGCACA
This sequence is a window from Arabidopsis thaliana chromosome 1 sequence. Protein-coding genes within it:
- a CDS encoding Trm112p-like protein (Trm112p-like protein; CONTAINS InterPro DOMAIN/s: Protein of unknown function DUF343 (InterPro:IPR005651); BEST Arabidopsis thaliana protein match is: Trm112p-like protein (TAIR:AT1G22270.1); Has 414 Blast hits to 414 proteins in 194 species: Archae - 0; Bacteria - 0; Metazoa - 149; Fungi - 129; Plants - 62; Viruses - 0; Other Eukaryotes - 74 (source: NCBI BLink).), with the translated sequence MRLIVHNMLSCNIKGVVNKFPLRIEAEKVTVKEVDFNPDFLRYMFAKIDWKALVDGARSMEYTELPDNAPDTTTLESDETFLRKFHHALLELHLEEGSLVCPETGRKFSVSKGIPNMLLHEDEV
- a CDS encoding Protein phosphatase 2C family protein; the encoded protein is MPKICCSRSATQVVVAQKSNSGKGRNGEGGIKYGFSLIKGKSNHSMEDYHVAKFTNFNGNELGLFAIFDGHKGDHVAAYLQKHLFSNILKDGEFLVDPRRAIAKAYENTDQKILADNRTDLESGGSTAVTAILINGKALWIANVGDSRAIVSSRGKAKQMSVDHDPDDDTERSMIESKGGFVTNRPGDVPRVNGLLAVSRVFGDKNLKAYLNSEPEIKDVTIDSHTDFLILASDGISKVMSNQEAVDVAKKLKDPKEAARQVVAEALKRNSKDDISCIVVRFR
- a CDS encoding Mitochondrial substrate carrier family protein (Mitochondrial substrate carrier family protein; FUNCTIONS IN: binding; INVOLVED IN: transport, mitochondrial transport, transmembrane transport; LOCATED IN: mitochondrial inner membrane, membrane; EXPRESSED IN: 22 plant structures; EXPRESSED DURING: 13 growth stages; CONTAINS InterPro DOMAIN/s: Mitochondrial carrier protein (InterPro:IPR002067), Mitochondrial substrate carrier (InterPro:IPR001993), Mitochondrial substrate/solute carrier (InterPro:IPR018108); BEST Arabidopsis thaliana protein match is: Mitochondrial substrate carrier family protein (TAIR:AT5G64970.1); Has 23010 Blast hits to 13205 proteins in 452 species: Archae - 0; Bacteria - 0; Metazoa - 9903; Fungi - 6601; Plants - 4239; Viruses - 0; Other Eukaryotes - 2267 (source: NCBI BLink).), giving the protein MSGLDIYPHDPSSSSSTSSIDLSNEAFFSTGGLFLEPPGVSSSFFDSISSKCSDSEPLHFPGYWRNKTRLRSGKNFMFLSVSLSKDRSEQQCKKALAQNDEIPGKDNRKRSVIGGVRRRGTMNTRKHLWAGAVAAMVSKTFLAPLERLKLEYTVRGEQRNLLVVAKSIATTQGLTGFWKGNLLNVLRTAPFKAVNFCAYDTYRKQLLKIAGNQEATNFERFVAGAAAGITATVLCLPLDTIRTKLVARGGEALGGIGGAFRYMIQTEGLFSLYKGLVPSIASMALSGAVFYGVYDILKSSFLHTPEGRKRLIDMKQQGQELNALDRLELGPIRTLMYGAIAGACTEVATYPFEVVRRQLQMQMGKNKLNALAMGFNIIERGGIPALYAGLLPSLLQVLPSASISYFVYECMKIVLKVE
- a CDS encoding Protein phosphatase 2C family protein produces the protein MEDYHVAKFTNFNGNELGLFAIFDGHKGDHVAAYLQKHLFSNILKDGEFLVDPRRAIAKAYENTDQKILADNRTDLESGGSTAVTAILINGKALWIANVGDSRAIVSSRGKAKQMSVDHDPDDDTERSMIESKGGFVTNRPGDVPRVNGLLAVSRVFGDKNLKAYLNSEPEIKDVTIDSHTDFLILASDGISKVMSNQEAVDVAKKLKDPKEAARQVVAEALKRNSKDDISCIVVRFR
- a CDS encoding alpha/beta-Hydrolases superfamily protein (alpha/beta-Hydrolases superfamily protein; FUNCTIONS IN: hydrolase activity, catalytic activity; INVOLVED IN: biological_process unknown; LOCATED IN: cellular_component unknown; EXPRESSED IN: 22 plant structures; EXPRESSED DURING: 13 growth stages; CONTAINS InterPro DOMAIN/s: Epoxide hydrolase-like (InterPro:IPR000639), Alpha/beta hydrolase fold-1 (InterPro:IPR000073); BEST Arabidopsis thaliana protein match is: alpha/beta-Hydrolases superfamily protein (TAIR:AT5G09430.1); Has 8308 Blast hits to 8306 proteins in 1517 species: Archae - 98; Bacteria - 5942; Metazoa - 236; Fungi - 70; Plants - 380; Viruses - 0; Other Eukaryotes - 1582 (source: NCBI BLink).), producing the protein MTGCFSLSEALERTYKSGFKRSGLRPVTIDLKDGTVVNFWVSKTKPESKPKPNLLLIHGLGATAIWQWYDVARRLSRYFNLYIPDLVFFGGSSTTRPERSDIFQAQTLMRALEAQSVKKFSLVGLSYGGFVGYRMASMYADAVEKVVICCAAVCVEEKDMKAGVFKVSDLDEASKILVPESVKKLRELMGYIFYKPALARLVPTCLLHDFIEHALTRDNMEEKRELIKAIPKDRIISEIPKLKQPTLIIWGEHDQVFPLEMGKRLEKHVGDNGKLVIIKRTGHIFNFEKPKKFIKLLKSFLLETSKPQIPVSNV